The Nocardia arthritidis genome has a window encoding:
- a CDS encoding FAD-dependent monooxygenase: MPKAIIVGAGIGGLATAVAFIRQGWDVEVLERAPRIREVGAGLSVWPNGLRALAALGLADAVPARESGSAGIRDTDGHWLSRSDVALFRSKYGLPQMMHRAELHEVLRAAVPESVLRTGITVTRAHPDGTVEHSAGTSAGEVIVGADGIRSAVRRAVCGVIEPRYSGYVTWRMVVTPTEPVGEIAEIWGTGERFGYGVLHDGRVYCFAVANKAAGSEDGGLGELRRRFADWPAPVPALVAAATEEDLLKHEIYDLPALKTYVAERIALVGDAAHAMTPNLGQGACQALEDAVVLARIAAEGNGLARYDAERVRRTQMIRVRSRQIGAIAQLSWRPAVAVRNAVMRRLPAEAQAKTAAAVLDWQP; encoded by the coding sequence ATGCCGAAGGCGATAATCGTCGGTGCTGGGATCGGTGGCTTGGCCACCGCTGTCGCGTTCATCAGACAGGGCTGGGATGTGGAGGTGCTGGAGCGGGCGCCGCGGATCCGCGAGGTCGGTGCGGGATTGTCGGTGTGGCCCAACGGACTTCGCGCGCTGGCCGCGCTCGGACTCGCGGATGCGGTGCCCGCGCGGGAGTCCGGCTCGGCGGGGATCCGGGATACCGACGGGCACTGGCTCAGCCGGTCGGACGTGGCACTGTTCAGATCGAAGTACGGCCTGCCGCAGATGATGCACCGCGCCGAGCTGCACGAGGTCTTGCGCGCCGCCGTACCGGAATCCGTACTGCGCACGGGAATCACGGTGACGCGGGCGCATCCCGACGGCACCGTGGAACATTCCGCGGGCACCTCGGCAGGCGAGGTGATCGTCGGCGCGGACGGTATCCGGAGCGCGGTTCGGCGCGCGGTGTGCGGTGTGATCGAGCCCCGCTACAGCGGCTATGTGACATGGCGGATGGTGGTCACGCCGACCGAGCCGGTGGGTGAGATAGCCGAGATCTGGGGCACCGGTGAGCGATTCGGCTATGGCGTGCTGCACGATGGCCGGGTTTACTGCTTCGCCGTAGCGAATAAGGCGGCGGGCTCCGAGGATGGCGGGCTCGGCGAGCTCCGGCGGCGCTTCGCCGACTGGCCCGCGCCGGTGCCCGCGCTGGTCGCGGCGGCCACCGAGGAAGACCTGCTCAAACACGAGATCTACGATCTGCCCGCGCTGAAAACATATGTGGCCGAACGCATCGCGCTCGTCGGCGATGCGGCGCACGCGATGACGCCGAATCTCGGGCAGGGCGCCTGTCAGGCGCTGGAGGACGCGGTGGTACTGGCACGGATCGCGGCCGAGGGGAACGGACTGGCGCGATACGACGCCGAACGCGTGCGGCGCACGCAGATGATTCGTGTTCGTTCGCGACAGATCGGAGCCATCGCGCAGTTGTCCTGGCGGCCCGCGGTCGCGGTGCGCAATGCGGTGATGCGGCGGTTGCCTGCCGAGGCCCAGGCGAAAACGGCGGCGGCAGTGCTGGATTGGCAGCCCTGA
- a CDS encoding helix-turn-helix transcriptional regulator, with the protein MLETSARLLKLLALLQTHRDWSGAELAERLGVTGRTVRRDIDRLRDLGYPVHATQGTAGYRLGAGAALPPLLLDDEEAVAVAVGLRGASGGSTGIEEASLRALTKLEQVLPPRLRHRVQTLRAATVRVAAPGAAVDAEVLMAIAETVRRHERLRFDYRDHNGRTARRTVEPHHLVNFDRQWYLVAWDTDRADWRTFRVDRMTPKVPTGPRFSPREIPEGDVAEYLSRRLSVHAWPFQATVRLPVSAEAAAERVWPGTGVLEAIDEHGCLLRVGADTPWSLVWMITSVDLDFEMVSGPPELATALRTHADRCAAAVRNVPPDVPQR; encoded by the coding sequence GTGTTGGAGACCTCCGCGCGACTGCTCAAACTGCTCGCCCTACTTCAGACGCATCGCGATTGGTCCGGTGCGGAGCTGGCCGAGCGGCTCGGCGTCACCGGTCGCACCGTGCGCCGGGATATCGACCGCCTGCGCGACCTGGGCTATCCGGTGCACGCGACCCAGGGCACGGCGGGCTACCGGCTGGGCGCGGGCGCGGCGCTGCCGCCACTGCTCCTGGACGACGAGGAGGCAGTCGCGGTGGCGGTCGGGCTGCGCGGCGCGTCCGGCGGCTCGACCGGCATCGAGGAGGCGTCGCTGCGCGCGCTGACCAAACTCGAACAGGTATTGCCGCCGCGCCTGCGCCATCGGGTCCAGACGTTGCGGGCGGCGACCGTCCGGGTCGCGGCGCCGGGAGCCGCGGTGGACGCCGAGGTGCTGATGGCGATCGCCGAGACGGTGCGGCGGCACGAGCGACTCCGCTTCGACTATCGCGACCACAACGGCCGAACCGCAAGGCGCACAGTGGAACCGCACCACCTCGTCAACTTCGACCGCCAGTGGTATCTGGTCGCGTGGGATACCGACCGCGCCGATTGGCGCACCTTCCGCGTCGACCGGATGACGCCGAAGGTACCGACCGGACCCCGCTTCTCGCCCAGGGAGATTCCCGAAGGTGATGTGGCGGAATATCTTTCGCGCAGGCTCTCGGTACACGCCTGGCCGTTCCAGGCGACCGTTCGGCTGCCGGTATCGGCCGAGGCGGCCGCCGAACGCGTCTGGCCGGGCACCGGTGTGTTGGAGGCGATCGACGAACACGGTTGTCTGCTGCGCGTCGGCGCGGATACGCCGTGGTCGCTGGTGTGGATGATCACCTCGGTGGATCTCGACTTCGAAATGGTAAGCGGCCCACCGGAATTGGCGACGGCGCTGCGGACGCATGCGGACCGCTGCGCGGCCGCGGTGCGGAACGTGCCGCCGGACGTACCGCAGCGCTGA
- a CDS encoding epoxide hydrolase family protein has translation MSNENIRPFRIEIPQARLDDLRARLGGVRWPDELPGVGWDYGMPVSYLRSLAEYWRDQYDWRAVEKELNELPQFVTEIDGQRMHFVHVRSPEPDALPLVLSHGWGSTFTEFLEVIGPLSDPRGHGGDPKDAFHLVIPSLPGFAFSGPTHRAGHAGTENGARLIAQLMTRLGYERYGAQGGDAGQFVCAELGRIAPDRVAGIHLNGPITLPSWDGDESDTEYSESDLERLAELNGSNSQTRYDYAMVHSGHPQTLAIGMHDSPVGMLAWMTDIYQRFTNPDIEFPDAAVGRDALLTTVAIYWFTETFASSIRVYRESNVWGVRLPKSGVPTAAANFAGERPIRAIAEQEHDIVRWTEYDRGGHFAPLEAPDLLIEDVREFFRTVR, from the coding sequence ATGAGCAACGAGAACATCCGACCCTTCCGCATCGAGATCCCACAGGCCCGGCTGGACGACCTGCGCGCACGGCTCGGCGGTGTCCGCTGGCCGGATGAATTGCCCGGCGTCGGTTGGGATTACGGTATGCCGGTGTCGTATCTGCGTTCGCTGGCCGAATATTGGCGCGATCAATACGACTGGCGTGCCGTGGAAAAGGAACTCAACGAGCTACCGCAGTTCGTCACCGAAATAGACGGGCAGCGAATGCATTTCGTACACGTGCGGTCGCCGGAACCGGATGCGTTACCGCTGGTGCTGAGCCACGGCTGGGGGAGCACCTTCACCGAATTCCTGGAGGTCATCGGTCCGCTGAGCGATCCGCGCGGGCACGGCGGTGATCCGAAAGACGCCTTCCACCTGGTGATTCCATCACTTCCCGGCTTCGCCTTCTCCGGTCCGACGCATCGTGCCGGGCACGCGGGCACGGAGAACGGTGCGCGGCTGATCGCGCAGCTGATGACCCGGCTCGGCTATGAGCGTTACGGTGCGCAGGGTGGCGACGCCGGGCAGTTCGTCTGCGCCGAACTCGGGCGGATCGCGCCGGACCGGGTCGCGGGCATCCACCTCAACGGCCCGATAACGTTGCCGTCCTGGGACGGCGATGAATCCGATACGGAATACAGCGAATCCGACCTCGAGCGGCTGGCCGAACTCAACGGCTCGAACAGTCAGACGAGATACGACTACGCGATGGTGCATTCCGGGCACCCGCAGACCCTGGCCATCGGCATGCACGATTCCCCGGTCGGCATGCTGGCCTGGATGACGGATATCTACCAGCGTTTCACGAATCCGGACATCGAATTCCCCGATGCCGCGGTCGGCCGCGACGCGCTGCTCACCACCGTCGCGATCTATTGGTTCACCGAGACTTTCGCCTCCTCGATCCGGGTGTACCGGGAATCGAACGTGTGGGGTGTACGGCTGCCGAAATCCGGAGTGCCAACGGCCGCAGCGAATTTCGCGGGTGAACGCCCGATCCGCGCCATCGCCGAACAGGAACACGACATCGTCCGCTGGACCGAATACGACCGCGGCGGGCATTTCGCACCGCTCGAAGCGCCCGATCTGCTGATCGAGGATGTGCGGGAGTTCTTCCGCACGGTCCGGTAG
- a CDS encoding helix-turn-helix transcriptional regulator: protein MRASRLVRLLLLLQTRGRTTAAQLAAELEVSVRTVYRDIDALSEAGVPVYCEQGRTGGVRLVDGYRTRLTGLTTEEADAVLLAGLPGAAADLGLGTVLATAQLKVLAALPPELRGRATRIADRVHIDAPGWFHRPDETPTLAVVAEALWHDRRLSIRYGRKDKEVRRTIDPLGLVLKAGNWYLVARQDTDIRSYRVGRIIEAIPTDEIFTRPSDFDLAAHWAVAADEFARSMLRVRARIRIAATHLRFLRLSNDPAAVTAALATTTEPDAEGWVEIVLPSESYEVLAHGILPLGEYAEVLDPPELRTRLAETAAQMHSRYSR from the coding sequence ATGCGAGCGAGTCGGTTGGTGCGGTTGCTGCTGCTGTTGCAGACGCGCGGCCGGACCACGGCCGCGCAGCTGGCCGCCGAACTCGAGGTTTCGGTGCGCACCGTTTACCGGGATATCGACGCGCTGTCGGAGGCGGGCGTCCCGGTCTACTGCGAGCAGGGGCGCACGGGCGGCGTCCGGCTGGTCGACGGTTACCGGACCCGGCTCACCGGCCTGACCACCGAGGAGGCGGACGCCGTGCTGCTGGCCGGATTACCCGGCGCGGCAGCGGATTTGGGCCTCGGCACAGTGCTGGCCACCGCACAGCTCAAGGTGCTCGCCGCGCTGCCACCCGAATTGCGTGGCCGCGCAACGCGTATCGCGGACCGGGTGCACATCGACGCGCCCGGCTGGTTCCATCGCCCCGACGAGACACCCACCCTGGCGGTGGTGGCCGAGGCCCTCTGGCACGACCGCAGGCTCTCGATTCGCTACGGCCGCAAGGACAAAGAGGTGCGGCGCACGATCGACCCGCTCGGACTCGTCTTGAAAGCGGGTAACTGGTACCTGGTGGCCCGGCAGGACACCGATATCCGCTCGTACCGGGTGGGCCGGATCATCGAAGCCATCCCGACTGACGAAATATTCACGCGTCCATCGGATTTCGATCTCGCCGCGCACTGGGCCGTCGCGGCGGACGAATTCGCCCGGTCGATGTTGCGAGTGCGGGCCCGGATCCGCATCGCGGCAACCCATCTGCGGTTCCTCCGGCTGTCCAACGATCCGGCGGCGGTCACCGCGGCGCTGGCCACGACGACCGAGCCGGATGCCGAGGGCTGGGTGGAGATCGTGCTGCCGTCGGAATCGTATGAGGTTCTGGCACACGGGATTCTGCCGCTGGGCGAGTACGCCGAGGTGCTGGACCCGCCGGAGTTACGGACCCGGCTCGCCGAAACCGCGGCTCAGATGCACTCGCGCTATTCGCGTTGA
- a CDS encoding pyridoxamine 5'-phosphate oxidase family protein, whose product MTTWTQFTVEAPHIAAIFERRHKAAGNLCLLGTVRADGSPRISPIEPRVFEGMLVIGGMPNTTKFADLARDPRFCLHTATVDTHVGDGDAKLFGAVTNRPDRELHVRFAENLYQETGFDIRGREFDHFYVADLTGASTVEVIDDHLDITIWKPGRGERVVRKH is encoded by the coding sequence ATGACCACCTGGACCCAATTCACCGTGGAAGCGCCGCATATCGCCGCGATCTTCGAGCGCAGGCACAAGGCCGCAGGCAACCTGTGCCTGCTCGGCACCGTGCGCGCCGACGGTTCACCGCGGATCAGCCCCATCGAGCCGCGCGTATTCGAGGGCATGCTGGTGATCGGGGGTATGCCGAACACCACCAAATTCGCCGATCTGGCCCGCGATCCACGGTTCTGTCTGCACACCGCGACCGTCGACACGCACGTCGGCGACGGTGACGCCAAACTGTTCGGCGCCGTCACCAACCGCCCGGACCGCGAGCTACACGTACGATTCGCCGAAAACCTGTACCAGGAAACCGGATTCGATATCCGCGGCCGGGAGTTCGACCACTTCTACGTCGCCGACCTGACCGGCGCGTCCACCGTGGAGGTGATCGATGACCACCTCGACATCACCATTTGGAAACCGGGCCGGGGCGAACGAGTCGTCCGCAAGCACTAA
- a CDS encoding TetR/AcrR family transcriptional regulator — protein MATIRRGLTRDRLAAIAHEYVSEYGLDALTMRRLAAAAEVTPGALYKHVRDRKDLQRAMADTIFGAVDLAGLEAGDPDADKVIACCERIRAAMLQFRDGGRIVAGSYSPSAATVRVSATLFALLRAVTVPEFDPGEIALVLRSYITGFVIEEQAYLELVGADEWDDLVHGISADGTARADESGDIIAIMTGDRDRRFTAGLHAVMSGKVPAEASISR, from the coding sequence ATGGCGACGATCAGGCGCGGATTGACCCGAGACCGGCTGGCCGCCATCGCTCACGAATACGTCTCGGAATACGGACTCGACGCGCTCACCATGCGCCGGCTGGCGGCCGCGGCGGAGGTGACACCGGGCGCGCTCTACAAGCATGTGCGCGACCGGAAGGATCTGCAGCGGGCAATGGCCGACACGATTTTCGGCGCCGTCGACCTCGCCGGCCTCGAGGCCGGCGACCCCGACGCGGACAAGGTGATCGCGTGCTGTGAGCGGATTCGCGCGGCAATGCTGCAATTCCGGGACGGCGGGCGCATCGTCGCCGGCTCGTATTCGCCGTCCGCCGCGACCGTGCGGGTATCGGCCACGCTGTTCGCCCTGCTGCGAGCCGTCACCGTGCCGGAATTCGATCCGGGCGAGATCGCACTGGTATTGCGTTCCTACATAACGGGTTTCGTCATCGAGGAACAAGCCTATCTGGAACTGGTCGGCGCGGACGAATGGGACGATCTGGTGCACGGCATTTCGGCCGACGGCACCGCGCGGGCCGACGAATCCGGTGACATCATCGCCATCATGACCGGCGACCGCGACCGGCGCTTCACGGCCGGGCTGCACGCCGTGATGTCCGGCAAGGTTCCCGCGGAAGCGTCCATATCCCGTTAG
- a CDS encoding carboxyl transferase domain-containing protein, whose product MFERIGIVNRGESAMRLIRAVRELAAETATPIETVALYTDVDSTAAFVRQADIAYNLGPASARPYLDLNALRRALVETKCDAAWVGWGFVAEDPAFAELCAETGVTFVGPSAEAMRKLGDKIGAKLIAEEVGVPVAPWSRGAVETLDAAKAAAAEIGYPLMLKATAGGGGRGIRVITSEAELIDAYERTSQEAARAFGSGVVFLERLVTGARHVEVQVIADGQETAWALGVRDCSVQRRNQKIIEESASPVLSAEQAAELKASAERLALAVGYRGAATVEFLYHPGERQFAFLEVNTRLQVEHPITESTTGFDLVKAQLWVASGNRLQGEPPVERGHAVEARLNAEDPDRDFAPAPGRIARLVMPAGPGIRVDTGVGEGDTIPADFDSMIAKIIAHGRDRTEALSRLRQAMNQTTVVIEGGVTNKSFVLDLLDQPEIIDATADTGWIDRARAAGRLISHRHTAVALAAAAIETYEEAERAEQQRLLTTAFGGRPQVQHDSGRPLDLQLRGVGYRVRVARVGANRFRVVIEAGGEIRTADIELNRFDRNTGQIIVNGTRYRLLTSTFGPTHLVEVDGVTHRVNRDDGGVVRAPAPALVVATPLAVGAEVEAGAPVLVLESMKMETVLRAPFAARLKESHVSVGTQVETGAPLLRLEPLATDDEEDQATAAPVELDLPAGPDSVPAAQRARQGQEDLRSLLLGFDVDPHDERRVLDDYVGARRVLGANGERTLAEELELIDIFTDLAELSHNRPADEHVGGHIHSAREYFHVYLQSLDVDRAGLPESFQTKLGNALRRYGVTELPRSPELEAAVFRIFLAQQRASAHATLLAALLREWLREPVPEKSLREPIGLALARLVAATQVRFPVVADLARGVAYAWFGQPLLRRNRARVYTDVRRHLRHLDIQPDAADRAERIAEMVRSTEPLVRLLGQRLARPDLNSAVLLEVLTRRYYGNKGLTSLRASEISGCTFVIAERADSLVVSCAVGMAELGDALRALTDLITVEHPVVVDIYLRWEQQPEDFDAMAAALHEVVRSVPLPKQVGRVTIAVAGSKAAVMHHHFTFQPSDAGFAEDRLIRGLHPYIAQRMQMQRLSKFDLTRVSSSDDDEVYLFRAVAKDNPSDDRLIAFAQVRDLTELRDHDGQLVALPTAENTLATCLDSIRRAQSQRPTAKRFNTNRIVVYVWPPSEITRAEMDIIAARILPTAAGAGLEEIQFIARQRDRKTGELHKISVHFRFDPTGGTELVLGEPSAEEIEPLDDYRLKVLRASIRNTVYPYELTDLLGEFTEYDLDDKHALVPVDRPKGRNSAAIVAGVVTTATRRHPEGVSRVALLGDPTKSLGALSEPECRRIIAALDLAERLGVPLEWYALSSGARISMQSGTENMDWVAAALKRIVEFTQDGGEINIVVAGINVGAQPYWNAEATMLMHTKGILVMTPESAMVLTGKQALDFSGGVSAEDNFGIGGYERVMGPNGQAQYWAPNLTAARDILMSHYEHTYVAPGEQGPRRVTTTDPIDRDICDYPHLVADSDFTTVGEIFSATANPDRKKPFDIRTVMRALADQDHPVLERWAGMADAETAVVQDLHLGGIPVCALGIESRPVARRGFPPTDGPDTYTAGTLFPQSSKKAARAINAASGNRPLVVLANLSGFDGSPESLRKLQLEYGAEIGRAIVNFRGPIVFCVLSRYHGGAFVVFSKTLNPEMTVLAVEGAFASVLGGAPAAAVVFAADVAARTASDPRVRELEARAAAAAGADRAALTAELDELRASVRTEKLADVAAEFDRVHSIQRAVEVGSVDAVVRAAELRPRIIAAIEAKAADRAMTLV is encoded by the coding sequence GTGTTCGAACGTATCGGAATCGTCAACCGGGGAGAGTCCGCGATGCGGCTCATCCGCGCGGTGCGGGAACTCGCCGCCGAGACCGCGACCCCGATCGAAACCGTCGCTTTATACACCGACGTGGACAGCACGGCCGCATTCGTGCGCCAGGCTGATATCGCCTACAACCTCGGCCCCGCGTCCGCGCGCCCCTATCTCGACCTGAACGCGCTGCGCCGCGCGCTGGTCGAGACGAAATGCGACGCCGCATGGGTCGGTTGGGGTTTCGTCGCCGAAGATCCGGCGTTCGCGGAGCTGTGCGCCGAAACCGGCGTCACCTTCGTCGGACCCAGCGCCGAGGCCATGCGCAAACTCGGCGACAAGATCGGCGCCAAACTGATCGCCGAGGAGGTCGGCGTGCCGGTCGCCCCGTGGAGCCGGGGCGCGGTCGAAACCCTCGACGCCGCAAAGGCGGCCGCGGCCGAGATCGGTTATCCGTTGATGCTGAAGGCGACCGCGGGCGGCGGCGGTCGCGGCATCCGGGTGATCACCAGCGAGGCCGAGCTGATCGACGCGTACGAACGCACCAGCCAGGAGGCCGCGCGGGCCTTCGGCAGCGGCGTCGTATTCCTGGAACGCCTCGTCACCGGCGCGCGGCACGTCGAGGTGCAGGTGATCGCCGACGGCCAGGAAACCGCGTGGGCGCTCGGCGTCCGGGACTGCTCGGTGCAGCGGCGCAACCAGAAGATCATCGAGGAGTCGGCCTCGCCGGTGCTCAGCGCCGAACAGGCGGCCGAGCTGAAGGCGTCCGCGGAACGGCTCGCGCTCGCGGTCGGCTACCGCGGCGCGGCGACGGTGGAATTCCTCTACCACCCGGGTGAGCGGCAGTTCGCCTTCCTCGAGGTCAATACCCGCCTGCAGGTCGAACATCCGATCACCGAGTCCACCACCGGATTCGACCTGGTCAAGGCCCAGCTGTGGGTGGCGTCCGGCAACCGTCTGCAGGGCGAGCCGCCCGTCGAGCGCGGGCACGCCGTCGAGGCCAGGCTCAACGCCGAGGATCCGGACCGCGATTTCGCGCCCGCGCCCGGCCGGATCGCCCGGCTGGTCATGCCCGCGGGGCCCGGTATCCGCGTCGACACCGGTGTCGGCGAGGGTGACACCATCCCGGCCGATTTCGACTCCATGATCGCGAAGATCATCGCGCACGGCCGCGACCGGACCGAGGCCCTGAGCAGGCTGCGCCAGGCCATGAACCAGACGACGGTCGTCATCGAGGGCGGCGTCACGAACAAGAGTTTCGTCCTCGACCTGCTCGACCAGCCCGAGATCATCGACGCCACCGCCGACACCGGCTGGATCGACCGCGCCCGCGCCGCGGGCAGGCTGATATCGCATCGGCACACCGCCGTCGCCCTCGCCGCCGCGGCCATCGAAACATATGAGGAGGCCGAGCGCGCGGAACAGCAGCGGCTGCTGACCACCGCGTTCGGTGGCCGCCCGCAGGTGCAGCACGACAGCGGCAGGCCGCTGGATCTGCAGCTGCGCGGCGTCGGCTATCGCGTGCGGGTCGCCAGAGTCGGCGCGAACCGGTTCCGGGTCGTCATCGAGGCGGGCGGCGAAATCCGCACGGCCGATATCGAATTGAACCGCTTCGACCGCAACACCGGGCAGATCATCGTCAACGGCACCCGGTACCGGTTGCTCACCAGCACCTTCGGCCCCACCCACCTGGTCGAGGTCGACGGTGTGACGCACCGGGTCAACCGGGACGACGGCGGTGTCGTCCGCGCGCCCGCGCCCGCCCTCGTCGTCGCCACTCCCCTGGCGGTCGGCGCCGAGGTCGAGGCCGGTGCGCCCGTGCTCGTCCTGGAGAGCATGAAGATGGAGACGGTGCTGCGTGCGCCGTTCGCCGCGCGCCTCAAGGAATCCCACGTATCGGTCGGCACCCAGGTCGAGACCGGCGCGCCGCTGCTGCGCCTGGAACCGCTCGCCACCGACGACGAGGAAGACCAGGCGACCGCCGCGCCGGTCGAGCTGGATCTGCCCGCGGGCCCCGATTCCGTACCCGCCGCGCAGCGGGCCCGGCAGGGTCAGGAGGATCTGCGCAGCCTGCTGCTCGGCTTCGACGTCGACCCGCACGACGAACGCCGGGTGCTCGACGACTATGTCGGCGCGCGCCGGGTGCTCGGCGCGAACGGCGAGCGGACGCTCGCCGAGGAGCTCGAGCTCATCGACATCTTCACCGACCTCGCCGAGCTGAGCCACAACCGGCCCGCGGACGAACACGTCGGCGGCCACATCCACAGCGCCCGCGAATATTTCCACGTCTACCTGCAGAGCCTCGATGTCGACCGGGCCGGGCTGCCCGAATCGTTCCAGACGAAACTCGGGAACGCGCTGCGCCGTTACGGCGTCACCGAATTGCCGCGCTCGCCGGAGCTGGAGGCCGCGGTGTTCCGCATCTTCCTGGCGCAGCAGCGCGCGTCGGCGCATGCCACGCTGCTCGCCGCGCTGCTGCGCGAATGGCTGCGCGAGCCGGTGCCCGAGAAGTCCCTGCGCGAGCCCATCGGCCTGGCGCTGGCCCGGCTGGTCGCCGCCACCCAGGTGCGTTTCCCGGTCGTCGCCGACCTCGCCCGCGGGGTCGCCTACGCCTGGTTCGGTCAGCCGCTGCTGCGCCGCAACCGGGCCCGCGTCTACACCGATGTGCGTAGGCACCTGCGGCACTTGGATATTCAGCCCGACGCGGCCGATCGCGCAGAACGCATCGCCGAAATGGTGCGCAGCACCGAACCTCTGGTGCGCCTACTCGGCCAGCGGTTGGCCCGGCCCGATCTGAACAGCGCCGTGCTGCTCGAGGTGCTCACCCGCCGCTACTACGGCAACAAGGGCCTCACCAGCCTGCGCGCGAGCGAGATCTCCGGCTGCACCTTCGTCATCGCCGAACGCGCCGATTCGCTGGTGGTTTCGTGCGCGGTCGGCATGGCCGAACTCGGGGACGCGCTGCGCGCGCTCACCGATCTGATCACCGTCGAACATCCGGTGGTCGTCGATATCTACCTGCGCTGGGAACAGCAGCCGGAGGATTTCGACGCGATGGCCGCCGCGCTGCACGAGGTGGTGCGATCGGTGCCGCTGCCGAAACAGGTCGGCCGGGTCACCATCGCCGTCGCCGGAAGTAAGGCCGCGGTGATGCACCACCACTTCACCTTCCAGCCGTCCGATGCCGGATTCGCCGAGGATCGGCTGATCCGCGGCCTGCACCCGTACATCGCGCAGCGCATGCAGATGCAGCGGCTGAGCAAATTCGACCTCACCCGGGTCTCGTCCTCCGACGACGACGAGGTCTACCTGTTCCGCGCCGTCGCGAAGGACAACCCGTCCGACGACCGGCTCATCGCGTTCGCGCAGGTCCGTGACCTGACCGAGCTGCGCGATCACGACGGACAGCTGGTCGCGCTGCCGACCGCGGAGAACACGCTCGCCACCTGCCTCGACTCGATCCGGCGCGCGCAGTCGCAGCGGCCGACGGCAAAGCGGTTCAACACCAACAGGATCGTCGTGTACGTGTGGCCGCCGAGCGAGATCACCCGCGCGGAAATGGATATCATCGCCGCGCGCATCCTGCCGACCGCCGCGGGCGCGGGCCTGGAGGAGATCCAGTTCATCGCGCGCCAGCGCGACCGGAAAACCGGTGAGCTGCACAAGATTTCGGTGCATTTCCGGTTCGACCCCACCGGCGGCACCGAACTCGTGCTCGGCGAGCCGTCGGCCGAGGAGATCGAACCGCTCGACGACTACCGGTTGAAGGTGCTGCGCGCCAGCATCCGCAATACCGTGTACCCGTACGAATTGACCGACCTGCTGGGCGAATTCACCGAATACGACCTCGACGACAAGCACGCGCTGGTACCGGTGGACCGGCCGAAGGGCCGCAATTCCGCGGCGATCGTCGCGGGTGTCGTCACCACCGCGACCAGGCGGCATCCGGAGGGTGTCAGCCGGGTGGCGCTGCTCGGCGATCCGACGAAATCCCTTGGCGCGCTGTCGGAACCGGAGTGCCGCCGAATCATCGCCGCACTCGATCTCGCCGAACGGTTGGGCGTGCCGCTGGAGTGGTACGCGCTCTCGTCCGGCGCCAGGATCTCCATGCAGTCGGGCACCGAGAATATGGACTGGGTGGCCGCCGCGCTGAAGCGCATCGTCGAATTCACCCAGGACGGTGGGGAGATCAATATCGTCGTCGCGGGCATCAACGTCGGGGCGCAGCCGTACTGGAACGCCGAGGCGACAATGCTCATGCACACCAAGGGCATTCTGGTGATGACGCCGGAATCGGCGATGGTGCTCACCGGTAAACAGGCGCTCGACTTCTCCGGCGGTGTTTCGGCCGAGGACAATTTCGGCATCGGCGGCTACGAGCGGGTCATGGGGCCGAACGGCCAGGCGCAGTACTGGGCGCCGAATTTGACCGCGGCGCGCGACATTCTGATGTCGCACTACGAGCACACCTATGTGGCGCCCGGCGAACAGGGTCCGCGCCGCGTCACGACGACCGACCCCATCGACCGCGACATCTGCGACTACCCGCACCTGGTCGCGGACAGCGATTTCACCACCGTCGGCGAAATCTTCTCCGCCACCGCGAATCCGGACCGCAAGAAGCCGTTCGACATCCGCACCGTCATGCGGGCGCTGGCCGATCAGGACCATCCCGTGCTGGAGCGCTGGGCGGGTATGGCCGACGCGGAGACCGCGGTGGTGCAGGATCTGCACCTCGGCGGTATTCCGGTGTGCGCGTTGGGGATCGAGTCGCGGCCGGTGGCGCGGCGCGGCTTCCCGCCCACCGACGGCCCCGACACCTACACCGCGGGCACGCTCTTCCCGCAGTCGTCGAAGAAGGCCGCGCGGGCGATCAACGCGGCCAGCGGCAACCGGCCGCTGGTGGTGCTGGCGAACCTGTCCGGCTTCGACGGATCGCCGGAGTCGCTGCGGAAGCTGCAGCTGGAGTACGGCGCCGAAATCGGCCGCGCCATCGTGAATTTCCGCGGACCCATCGTGTTCTGCGTACTTTCGCGATACCACGGCGGCGCGTTCGTGGTGTTCTCCAAGACGCTCAACCCGGAGATGACGGTGCTCGCGGTGGAGGGTGCGTTCGCCTCGGTGCTCGGCGGCGCTCCCGCCGCGGCGGTGGTCTTCGCCGCCGACGTGGCTGCCCGCACCGCATCCGATCCACGGGTGCGGGAGCTGGAGGCCCGCGCCGCGGCCGCCGCCGGCGCCGACCGGGCCGCGCTCACCGCCGAACTCGACGAGCTGCGGGCGTCGGTGCGCACCGAGAAGCTCGCCGATGTGGCCGCCGAATTCGACCGCGTGCACAGCATTCAGCGCGCCGTCGAGGTCGGTTCGGTCGACGCCGTGGTCCGCGCCGCCGAACTGCGGCCGCGCATCATCGCCGCCATCGAGGCCAAGGCGGCGGACCGGGCGATGACGCTGGTCTGA